TGCAAGCTCTTTGACAAAGCTTTGCCTTGCGGGTTGGCTTGTGGGGCTTTGGCAATGTGCTTGCAAATAGCGTTGGCATTAAATTAAATCGGTTTCAATCCTAACTCTTTCAAATATTCGTTGTGTTTTTCTTTGTTTACTTTTATGCTTTTATTTATTTCTGTCAATTTAGTATTTACATCTTCCAAGTCAATTTGAACTTCATCTTCTGAAGTACTCACATATCTTGAAATGTTCAAATTGAAGTCGTTCTTTTTGATTTCGTCCATTGAAACTCTGCGAGCATATCTTTCAATGTGTTTTGGTCTAAATTGATACGTTTCTATGATTTTTTGAATATCATCAGGACCGCCATTTTTCCCTTCTCGTAGTGTATTCTGTCGCTTACCTTTTTCGTAATGCTCACTAGCGTTGATGAATAAAACGTCATCTTGTTTTTTGCATCTTTTCAATACCAAAATGCAAACGGGAATACCTGTCGAGTAAAATAAATTTGACGGCAACCCAATTACAGTGTCAATATAATTTTCTTTCAATAGTTTTTCTCTGATTCTTGCTTCTACACCGCTTCGGAAGAGAACTCCGTGAGGCAGAATAATAGCCATAGTTCCTTCTTTAGATAAAAAGTGAAAGCCGTGTAAGAGAAAAGCAAAGTCTGCTGCTGATTTTGGTGCTAATCCGTAACCTTTGAATCGGAAATCTTCTGCTAAAGTGTCGGTTGGCTCCCAACGTAAACTAAATGGTGGATTGGCTACAATTGCATCAAACTCGATTTTTTTGCTCGGATTCATTTCATTGAGTAAATCCCATTGATTGAGCAAAGTATCTCCGTGGAATATCTCAAACTCGGTGTCTTTCATACCGTGTAAAAGCATATTCATTCGGGCAAGGTTATAAGTCGTAATATTTTTTTCTTGTCCAAAAATTTTGCCGATGTTTCCTTTAGCTTTCTTTAGTTGCGTTCTTACATTTAAGAGCAAAGAACCCGAACCACAAGTGAAATCCAAAACCTTGTTTAATTTGGTCTTATAACCAGTTGTTGGGTCTTGAGAATCTAACAGAACAATTCTTGACAGAATCGTTGAAATTTGTTGGGGCGTATAAAATTCACCTGCTTTTTTCCCTGAACCTGCTGCAAATTTCCCAATCAAATATTCGTAAGCATCACCAAGCGTATCGTTATCAGTAGAAAAATCAGCAATACCTTCCGCTATTTTGGTTATTATCTTACAAAGTTTATCATTTCTTTCTTTAGGTGTTTTACCGAGTTTTTCAGAATTCAAATTGATTTCAGAAAACAAACCTTTAAAAGAACTTTCAAACGAATCATCTTCTATATATCGAAATCCTTTTTGGAGTGTTTCTAATAATTCTCCGTTTTGAGTTCGTGCTAATTCGGTGATGTTGCTCCACAAGAATTTTGGCTTGATAACATAATGCACTTTTTTTCGCATCTGTTCCTCAAACTCATCAATGTCGCCTTTATTTTTTTTGTACCAAATTTCCAAAGGCGGTGGCACTAAAAAATCTGCTCTTAAATCTTTAGAAGGACTTGGCGGATAATCTTTACCTAATTCCTTTTTTGCAGCTTCTTCATAGTTGAAGGACAAGTACCTGAGGAAGAGGAATGAAAGCATATAATCACGGAAATCATCCGCATTCATAACGCCTCTCAAATCATTGGCAATATCCCAAAGGGTGTCACCTAATTTTTTATGTTGATTTTTTTGTGTCATTCTTTTTATTTAGGAATTTTAAAACCAAATTTTTCTTTATCCATTAACCTACCCAATATATCAT
This genomic interval from Bacteroidota bacterium contains the following:
- a CDS encoding type I restriction-modification system subunit M; this translates as MTQKNQHKKLGDTLWDIANDLRGVMNADDFRDYMLSFLFLRYLSFNYEEAAKKELGKDYPPSPSKDLRADFLVPPPLEIWYKKNKGDIDEFEEQMRKKVHYVIKPKFLWSNITELARTQNGELLETLQKGFRYIEDDSFESSFKGLFSEINLNSEKLGKTPKERNDKLCKIITKIAEGIADFSTDNDTLGDAYEYLIGKFAAGSGKKAGEFYTPQQISTILSRIVLLDSQDPTTGYKTKLNKVLDFTCGSGSLLLNVRTQLKKAKGNIGKIFGQEKNITTYNLARMNMLLHGMKDTEFEIFHGDTLLNQWDLLNEMNPSKKIEFDAIVANPPFSLRWEPTDTLAEDFRFKGYGLAPKSAADFAFLLHGFHFLSKEGTMAIILPHGVLFRSGVEARIREKLLKENYIDTVIGLPSNLFYSTGIPVCILVLKRCKKQDDVLFINASEHYEKGKRQNTLREGKNGGPDDIQKIIETYQFRPKHIERYARRVSMDEIKKNDFNLNISRYVSTSEDEVQIDLEDVNTKLTEINKSIKVNKEKHNEYLKELGLKPI